In one window of Dokdonia sp. PRO95 DNA:
- a CDS encoding SprB repeat-containing protein, with protein MQNPNFDEFEAGWLFTEDEGESTRSDNFIQLAIDYRMGYNDDTNNNCGGSVCGQFSYICAPSSPFPADVTDLDYNENITLNSYKRIIYNGPSDLGPDDVGDTCLPLNYIAIYVPSSVTPTGAVCDDAPLFDFYNGSSTTIPFLTWKYQRDNGQWALLPNHRNTYPLDASVTDIFGTNPENYFTGVLKVQYTVEAQFSNAVYYSPIHTITIAPKTPGIQNLTVAETSCVYTNDGSFNLNFDSNINGDQLLFNLRKGSTSGPLFTRTETINGSNYLWPENLAPDNYYLTYQTLPNGCDRTFGPITIGSPDPMAYTITANDISCFNENDGEIIINIDSSNPGTPPYKYTINGGTPINFSGTNTSIQNLGPNSYNIQVFDQNDCTQRL; from the coding sequence ATGCAAAATCCAAATTTTGATGAATTTGAAGCTGGATGGCTTTTTACAGAAGATGAAGGTGAGAGCACTCGGTCTGATAACTTTATACAATTAGCCATTGATTACAGAATGGGATATAACGATGACACTAATAATAATTGTGGTGGTTCTGTCTGTGGTCAATTCTCTTATATTTGCGCTCCTAGCTCACCCTTCCCAGCGGATGTAACAGATCTTGACTATAATGAGAACATCACTCTCAACAGCTACAAAAGAATCATTTACAATGGCCCATCAGACTTAGGCCCTGATGATGTAGGGGATACTTGTTTACCCTTAAATTATATTGCTATTTATGTCCCGTCATCTGTGACACCTACTGGCGCGGTTTGTGATGATGCACCTTTATTTGACTTCTATAATGGAAGCTCTACAACAATTCCTTTTCTAACTTGGAAATATCAAAGAGATAATGGACAATGGGCACTATTACCTAACCATAGAAATACCTATCCTCTAGATGCCTCTGTTACTGATATTTTTGGAACCAATCCAGAAAACTATTTTACAGGTGTACTAAAAGTTCAATACACGGTAGAAGCTCAATTTTCTAACGCAGTGTACTATTCACCTATCCACACCATCACTATAGCTCCTAAAACTCCTGGAATACAGAATTTAACTGTTGCTGAAACAAGTTGTGTTTATACAAATGACGGTAGTTTCAATTTGAACTTCGATTCAAATATAAATGGTGATCAACTATTATTTAATCTACGAAAAGGGAGCACTTCGGGCCCGTTATTTACTCGCACAGAAACTATAAATGGTTCTAATTATTTATGGCCTGAAAATCTTGCTCCAGATAACTACTATCTCACTTATCAAACATTACCTAATGGTTGTGATCGAACCTTTGGACCTATAACCATAGGGAGTCCAGATCCCATGGCTTACACCATTACTGCAAATGACATAAGCTGTTTCAATGAAAATGATGGGGAGATTATTATCAATATAGATTCCAGCAATCCTGGCACACCCCCATATAAATACACTATAAATGGAGGTACTCCCATCAACTTTTCTGGTACTAATACAAGCATACAAAATCTAGGTCCTAACAGTTACAACATTCAAGTGTTTGATCAAAATGATTGCACACAAAGACTATAA
- a CDS encoding SprB repeat-containing protein: MKNNKLLIILILLLIAGFTVSGQSYSIDYIDVQVNLSCGQTTTNYGDNFNVEVNQIGNSPRGYIVNEIGRATEDGSPCSFNNEFTELKTSTQSLCSVFTDTAGGCCTDYDFEFIMIPNYSILTPAPSASNALPEVTLEMTAGYDPLVYQWEFLHPTTNNWTSFPAEFLGQSSITFNAEDLFGANASSFYEVSIQYRIALCNGWVPPGFPYTYSFIKESPNVEDVVVIDPTCQYNEDGRFTVIFDRPLDDGEQLTNIGIISAGPDNNIANTGDNVFTAAMPPTFSGTGNTYTYPNFLPTGDYILSYQANNTSSAEFSDPFTIGTGPSLAYEITATDISCFNENDGTITITIDPNSSGSVGTPPYKYTINGGAPVNFTGTTTSIQNLGPDNYIIKVFDSNACTERL, from the coding sequence ATGAAAAACAATAAACTACTTATCATCTTAATTTTGTTGTTAATTGCTGGCTTTACTGTTAGTGGACAGTCTTATAGCATTGATTACATTGATGTCCAAGTAAATTTGAGTTGTGGCCAGACAACCACAAATTATGGTGATAATTTCAATGTAGAAGTAAATCAGATAGGTAACTCTCCGCGTGGATATATTGTAAATGAAATTGGTAGAGCTACAGAAGATGGAAGTCCGTGTTCATTTAATAATGAGTTTACTGAATTAAAGACTAGTACTCAGTCTTTATGCAGTGTGTTTACAGATACCGCTGGTGGATGTTGTACTGATTATGATTTTGAATTTATAATGATCCCTAACTATTCTATTTTAACTCCAGCACCTTCTGCCAGTAATGCTTTACCTGAAGTTACACTAGAGATGACTGCTGGCTATGACCCTCTAGTTTATCAGTGGGAATTCTTACATCCTACTACAAATAATTGGACTTCTTTTCCTGCCGAATTTTTAGGCCAGAGTTCAATCACTTTTAATGCCGAAGATTTATTTGGTGCAAATGCTTCAAGTTTTTATGAAGTAAGTATTCAATATAGAATCGCTCTGTGTAATGGTTGGGTACCACCAGGTTTTCCTTATACCTACAGCTTTATCAAAGAAAGTCCTAATGTTGAAGATGTGGTTGTGATAGATCCAACTTGTCAATACAATGAAGATGGAAGATTTACTGTGATATTTGATAGACCGCTAGATGATGGCGAACAGCTTACCAATATCGGAATTATCTCTGCTGGTCCCGACAATAATATTGCAAATACAGGAGATAATGTATTTACAGCAGCAATGCCACCTACTTTTTCTGGTACTGGTAATACATATACCTATCCTAACTTTCTCCCTACCGGAGATTACATTCTAAGCTATCAAGCAAATAATACAAGTTCTGCAGAGTTTTCTGACCCATTCACTATTGGCACTGGACCTAGTCTAGCGTACGAAATTACAGCAACAGATATTTCCTGTTTTAATGAAAATGATGGAACAATCACTATTACAATTGATCCTAATAGCAGCGGCAGTGTGGGAACCCCTCCTTACAAATACACTATAAATGGAGGTGCTCCCGTAAATTTCACAGGTACAACTACCAGTATACAAAATCTAGGTCCAGATAATTACATCATTAAAGTATTTGATTCTAATGCATGCACTGAGAGACTATAA